The following are encoded in a window of Panicum virgatum strain AP13 chromosome 5N, P.virgatum_v5, whole genome shotgun sequence genomic DNA:
- the LOC120675953 gene encoding uncharacterized protein LOC120675953 isoform X2 produces the protein MKLFDSNGNEKPMSARPPAWNLFIAYGEEDGQPNPPPAQDDVNLYAVPEHLLGMQYELGPKLMMTGPLMQALSDVWINFETHFPLYACKQNHSHINGGTFYSTTSFSNTLPTGHKIVTLSHPANDHLFAAPLRKRTGNTGLALISGPGWKDFVKHYGFQLGDLVVLSIRLYLGRLLVRVFHLPIV, from the exons ATGAAGCTATTTGATAGCAATGGCAACGAGAAACCAATGTCAGCACGTCCCCCAGCTTGGAATTTATTCATTGCTTATGGAGAGGAGGATGGGCAGCCTAACCCACCACCAGCTCAGGATGATGTGAATCTATATGCTG TGCCTGAGCACTTGCTTGGCATGCAATACGAGCTTGGCCCAAAGCTGATGATGACTGGTCCACTGATGCAAGCTCTGAGCGATGTCTGGATCAATTTTGAGACTCACTTCCCGCTGTACGCATGCAAGCAGAACCACAGCCACATTAACGGTGGAACCTTT TATTCCACCACAAGCTTCTCCAACACGCTTCCAACTGGACACAAGATTGTCACCCTGTCGCACCCAGCAAACGACCATCTGTTTGCTGCTCCACTGAGGAAGAGAACTGGCAACACCGGACTTGCTCTGATCAGTGGACCTGGCTGGAAGGATTTTGTGAAGCACTACGGCTTCCAACTGGGAGACTTAGTGGTGCTTTCCATCCGTCTCTACCTGGGTCGCCTCTTGGTCCGTGTCTTCCATCTCCCAAttgtttga
- the LOC120675953 gene encoding uncharacterized protein LOC120675953 isoform X1: MKLFDSNGNEKPMSARPPAWNLFIAYGEEDGQPNPPPAQDDVNLYAGAFADGYISIVPEHLLGMQYELGPKLMMTGPLMQALSDVWINFETHFPLYACKQNHSHINGGTFYSTTSFSNTLPTGHKIVTLSHPANDHLFAAPLRKRTGNTGLALISGPGWKDFVKHYGFQLGDLVVLSIRLYLGRLLVRVFHLPIV; this comes from the exons ATGAAGCTATTTGATAGCAATGGCAACGAGAAACCAATGTCAGCACGTCCCCCAGCTTGGAATTTATTCATTGCTTATGGAGAGGAGGATGGGCAGCCTAACCCACCACCAGCTCAGGATGATGTGAATCTATATGCTG GTGCTTTTGCTGATGGTTACATATCAATAGTGCCTGAGCACTTGCTTGGCATGCAATACGAGCTTGGCCCAAAGCTGATGATGACTGGTCCACTGATGCAAGCTCTGAGCGATGTCTGGATCAATTTTGAGACTCACTTCCCGCTGTACGCATGCAAGCAGAACCACAGCCACATTAACGGTGGAACCTTT TATTCCACCACAAGCTTCTCCAACACGCTTCCAACTGGACACAAGATTGTCACCCTGTCGCACCCAGCAAACGACCATCTGTTTGCTGCTCCACTGAGGAAGAGAACTGGCAACACCGGACTTGCTCTGATCAGTGGACCTGGCTGGAAGGATTTTGTGAAGCACTACGGCTTCCAACTGGGAGACTTAGTGGTGCTTTCCATCCGTCTCTACCTGGGTCGCCTCTTGGTCCGTGTCTTCCATCTCCCAAttgtttga
- the LOC120675950 gene encoding protein FAR1-RELATED SEQUENCE 1-like, protein MLRLYKHREKWAKPYFMSVFCAGMTSTQRSESANHMLKRHIQKAAPMHLFVSKFNEFLCDRTEQEAREQHVTKMVTRKMRVGAPIEEHADLVYTRAMYEKFYDELFEAGKFCVQREDGNDRFIVSSAKLSSDGVQKKYVVTLHGEDFMSCQCGLYEHLGMLCWHALKVLLHLDRQEIPKFNIMRRWTKEAVVYKAHGEQTDIASDADQMRKKALMLQTLQIVYGPSPVDEQMFKNAMEALRPADRTQREDPPFDRQYQCSLHDDAGPVPLSCPPRTMKGGRPPSTGLNAWLSRTDKKRTLDSSLRDPISEDWPEEEMPRSKKTRCLKDI, encoded by the exons ATGCTACGACTTTACAAGCATAGGGAAAAATGGGCCAAACCATACTTTATGAGTGTTTTTTGTGCTGGTATGACGAGCACGCAAAGGAGTGAAAGTGCAAATCACATGCTTAAGAGGCATATTCAGAAGGCTGCGCCTATGCACCTGTTTGTAAGCAAGTTCAATGAGTTCCTTTGTGATCGGACAGAGCAAGAGGCTCGGGAGCAACATGTAACAAAAATG GTTACAAGGAAAATGAGGGTAGGGGCTCCGATTGAAGAGCATGCTGATTTAGTGTATACTCGTGCAATGTATGAGAAATTTTATGATGAGTTATTCGAGGCTGGGAAGTTTTGTGTTCAGAGGGAAGATGGCAATGACAGGTTCATTGTTTCCTCTGCGAAGTTGAGCTCAGATGGtgtacaaaaaaaatatgttgtTACTCTGCACGGAGAGGATTTCATGTCTTGCCAGTGTGGTCTGTATGAGCATCTAGGTATGCTGTGCTGGCATGCTTTAAAG GTTTTGTTACATTTGGATAGGCAAGAAATTCCAAAGTTTAATATAATGAGAAGATGGACAAAGGAGGCGGTTGTTTACAAAGCTCATGGAGAACAAACTGATATAGCTTCAGATGCAGACCAAATGAGGAAGAAGGCTTTGATGTTGCAGACTCTTCAAATTGTGTATGGACCTTCACCGGTGGATGAGCAGATGTTCAAGAATGCTATGGAAGCGTTGAGGCCCGCTGACCGAACGCAGCGGGAGGATCCACCATTTGATAGACAGTATCAGTGTAGTTTGCATGATGATGCTGGGCCGGTGCCTTTATCGTGCCCTCCAAGGACAATGAAGGGTGGTCGACCTCCTAGTACTGGGCTTAATGCTTGGCTATCGAGGACAGACAAGAAAAGGACTCTTGACTCTTCACTGAGGGATCCAATTTCCGAAGATTGGCCAGAGGAAGAGATGCCTCGTAGCAAGAAGACTCGGTGCTTAAAAGATATCTGA